The Bacillales bacterium DNA window CTTCCGGGACGCCTTCGGCAATGCCGACCAAATGCTTGGCAATCTCCCCCGATGTCAGGTTTTTCCTCGGGTTGTCGTGAGATTCATGGACGGATTGCTTCACTTCCGAATAGTTCGGATGATGTTGACGATCGCTTCGTCCCTTTTCCTCAGGACGCTGAGCAAGGCACCCCGTTGAAAATACGAGAAGGACGAGCGGCAAGACGATACGTTTTAGTTTCATGAGATCGATCACCCTTTCCTACGGGTAGGATTTACCGGTAAACTTCTTCTTATGCGCAAAAAAACTCCGCGCATCGAATGCGCGAAGTTTGCTAAAGACGCTTCTCTTGGCCGTTGATTGACCATCAACGAACGATTAGCTGTTTGATCTGTTTGATCGGGTGATCTTGATTCGATCCGTCTCCGTGATAAAAATGCGCCGGTCCGTCGTCGTTGAGGAACGTTCCATCTTTCGTGAAGGCGAGGATGCCATTTTCCGCTTCGGCGAGCGATAACTCATGGTTCTCCCCGTTCGCCGTTTCAATGATGACGTCGGCGGCATCCGCTTTCGGTGCTGCGTTGTCCAAGTATGGCTTAAGCGGGACAGCGAGCGACAACCCTTCCTCTTGCATCAAGTCTCTTTTTTTATACGCTTTCGGAGGTTCTCCGAGTTTGTGCGGCTTACGGAAATAATCGTCGAGGTTGAACTTCCTGTCGTCGAACAACCACGCCCCGGGATCTAAAGTGATCGTGTAATCTACGTTTCCTTTAATAAAAATGATATCCGGCAATCGCTTCCACCTCTGTCTCGAAATTTCGTCCTCTCTATTATAAAGGCAACGGTTAGGCTTGTCACACTTGGGAAAGGTAAGGATGAACGGAATGCAGAGGTGAATGATAAATTGATTACGCAAGAAGAATTGAACCATTTGGTAGAAATAGCCAAACCAACGGCACGAAAAGGACAAGTGGCCTCATACATTCCTGCTCTCGCCAAAGCCGATGCTCACGATTTGGCTGCGGCCGTTTATCGAGAAGACGGAACCTTGATTTCCGCAGGGCAGGATGAGAAACCTTTCACGCTTCAAAGCGTAGTTAAAGTGTTATGTTTGGCGCTGGCGATCATGGATCGCGGAACGGATTACGTGTTTGCGCGTGTCGGAATGGAACCGACAGGAGATCCGTTCAATTCCATCGGTAAATTGGAAACGAGAAAGCCCGCCAAACCTCTGAATCCGATGATTAACGCCGGCGCTCTCGCTGTCACGAATATGCTTCACGGAGCAACGGTGCAAGAAAAGCTCGGCCGTTTGCTGGCGTTCGTCCATGATTTGGCCGGCAATGTTTCGATTGTTTTTAACGAAACTGTTGCCTCTTCCGAAAATAAAACGTCTTATCTCAATCGTTCGCTTTGTTATTTCATGAAACAACACGACATCATTACTGAAGATGTCGACGAAACGATCGATTTTTATACGAAAATGTGCGCGATCGAGGTAAATTGTCGCGACTTGGCTCGTATCGGCGCCGTATTAGCGAACGACGGTAATGATCCGGAATCTGATCGAAAAATCATTCCTGGTCAAATCGTTCGGATTTTGAAAACGTTTATGGTCACATGCGGCATGTATAACGCGTCGGGAGAATTTGCGATGAGGGTCGGGATGCCTGCAAAAAGCGGCGTTTCCGGCGCGATACTCGGAACCGTGCCTGCGGGAGGGGGTATTGGCATTTACGGGCCGGCGCTCGACGAGAAGGGGAACAGCGTCGCCGGGGTGAAGTTGATGGAGCTATTGTCTGTGCAGTACGGCTTAAGTATTTTTGCCTGATCTGAGGCGGCCAATGCCTTGCAATTTTACGGTAAACAAGGTAAGATGAAGGTCAGGATGGCAATGTGAACGGAGGGATCAAATTGTCAACGGAGATTGCTGCAGGGCATCGTGAGAAGGCATTTGATCTTCTGAAAGAAGATGCTCACAAGATCCTTAAGCTGATCGAAGTACAGATGGAAAACTTAACGATGCCGCAATGCCCTCTTTATGAGGAAGTGTTGGATACCCAAATGTTCGGATTGTCCCGCGAGATCGATTTTGCCGTCCGTCTCGGACTGCTTGACGAAAAAGACGGCAAGCAATTGCTGGAAACGCTGGAGCGCCAGTTGTCGGCGTTACATGAGGCATCCGTTCGTAAATGAGAAATGCGTGAGTTCCCCGGCCTGACGGAAAACAGACCGGGTTTTTATTTCTGGTCGTTGACAGAATATTCACCCGTTTGGAAATCCGATAAGAAAAGAAGGAAAATCGCGTTCAGTAACGAAAAATGTAAAAGAAGGAAACTTGGATAGGATGAACGCGAAATGATAAAGAAGATGTTCCAGCATTTTGATTATACAATGGTCATTCCTGTTTTGCTTCTCGGCGCATTCGGGGTTTTAATGGTTTACAGTTCGGGAATCTATTGGGCAGATTGGCTCGGTTTTGCCCCCGATCATTTTTTTGTCCAACAGTCGATGAACTTTGCGGCGGCGTTAGTTGCGTTTGCCTTCGCAATGCTGTTTCCGTACAAAGCCTATGCGAAATTCATGAAGCCGATTCTCGGAATCTCGTTATTGCTTCTTGTCTTTGTCAAGTTGAACGGAACGGTCAGCGGGAACGCGCAATCTTGGATTAACGTCGCCGGCGT harbors:
- a CDS encoding peptidyl-prolyl cis-trans isomerase, which gives rise to MPDIIFIKGNVDYTITLDPGAWLFDDRKFNLDDYFRKPHKLGEPPKAYKKRDLMQEEGLSLAVPLKPYLDNAAPKADAADVIIETANGENHELSLAEAENGILAFTKDGTFLNDDGPAHFYHGDGSNQDHPIKQIKQLIVR
- the glsA gene encoding glutaminase A, producing the protein MITQEELNHLVEIAKPTARKGQVASYIPALAKADAHDLAAAVYREDGTLISAGQDEKPFTLQSVVKVLCLALAIMDRGTDYVFARVGMEPTGDPFNSIGKLETRKPAKPLNPMINAGALAVTNMLHGATVQEKLGRLLAFVHDLAGNVSIVFNETVASSENKTSYLNRSLCYFMKQHDIITEDVDETIDFYTKMCAIEVNCRDLARIGAVLANDGNDPESDRKIIPGQIVRILKTFMVTCGMYNASGEFAMRVGMPAKSGVSGAILGTVPAGGGIGIYGPALDEKGNSVAGVKLMELLSVQYGLSIFA
- a CDS encoding YlaN family protein → MSTEIAAGHREKAFDLLKEDAHKILKLIEVQMENLTMPQCPLYEEVLDTQMFGLSREIDFAVRLGLLDEKDGKQLLETLERQLSALHEASVRK